In Helianthus annuus cultivar XRQ/B chromosome 9, HanXRQr2.0-SUNRISE, whole genome shotgun sequence, the following are encoded in one genomic region:
- the LOC110876269 gene encoding uncharacterized mitochondrial protein AtMg00810-like has protein sequence MGFRDKQFPDYVCRLKKSLYGLKQAPRAWYQRFTDYVLTLGFVQSGCDASLFILHHNGNTAYLLLYVDDIILVTSSTALRVQLMSHLSAEFAMKDLGTLSFFLGISVTRHHDTMFLSQQTYAADIIERAGMSSCEPAATPVDTNSKLGALSGTDFENPTLYWSLAGALQYLTFTRPDISYAIQQVCMHMHAPKTDHWNALKRIIRYIQGTISFGLTLTSHMNPALLAYTDADWAGCPDTRRSTSGYCIYLGDNLVSWSSKRQPTISRSSAEAEYRGVANVVAEICWLRNLLLELHRPLSKATIVYCDNVSAIYLSGNPVQHQRTKHIELDIHFVREQVQRGQVRVLHVPSRCQVADIFTKGLPRVLFEDFRSSLSIRSPPASTAGV, from the coding sequence ATGGGGTTTCGTGACAAGCAATTTCCAGACTATGTGTGTCGGTTAAAGAAGTCTCTTTATGGCCTCAAACAGGCCCCTCGTGCCTGGTACCAACGCTTTACGGATTATGTTCTCACATTGGGTTTCGTCCAAAGCGGTTGCGATGCGTCTCTCTTCATTCTTCATCACAATGGCAACACCGCTTATCTCCTACTCTATGTCGATGACATCATCTTGGTCACCTCATCTACCGCTCTTCGAGTGCAGCTTATGAGTCATCTGTCTGCTGAATTTGCCATGAAGGATTTGGGCACCCTTAGCTTCTTTCTCGGTATTTCTGTGACTCGTCACCATGACACCATGTTCCTATCTCAGCAAACATACGCCGCGGACATCATTGAGCGTGCGGGTATGTCCTCGTGTGAACCCGCGGCCACTCCGGTGGACACCAATTCTAAACTCGGTGCACTATCGGGTACCGACTTTGAGAACCCAACACTCTATTGGAGTCTTGCAGGCGCCCTTCAGTACCTCACCTTCACTCGTCCCGATATCAGTTACGCGATTCAACAGGTATGCATGCACATGCATGCCCCGAAAACGGATCATTGGAACGCTCTTAAGCGCATAATACGATACATTCAAGGTACTATTTCATTTGGTCTCACGCTCACATCTCATATGAATCCTGCCCTCCTTGCCTACACGGATGCGGACTGGGCAGGATGCCCGGACACTCGCCGTTCCACGAGTGGTTATTGTATTTACCTAGGGGACAATCTGGTTTCTTGGTCTTCCAAGCGTCAGCCTACCATTTCTCGATCTAGCGCAGAGGCCGAGTATCGCGGGGTTGCCAACGTTGTCGCTGAAATTTGCTGGCTCCGCAATCTTCTGCTAGAGCTTCATCGTCCGTTGTCTAAAGCCACTATAGTATACTGTGACAATGTTAGTGCTATCTACCTCTCTGGTAATCCCGTTCAGCATCAACGCACAAAGCACATTGAGCTAGACATCCACTTTGTCCGCGAACAGGTGCAACGCGGCCAGGTCCGTGTCCTTCACGTTCCATCTCGCTGTCAGGTTGCAGATATCTTTACTAAGGGATTGCCACGCGTCTTGTTTGAAGATTTTCGTTCCAGTCTCAGCATTCGGTCACCTcccgcttcgactgcgggggtgtaa